Proteins from a genomic interval of Halorussus rarus:
- a CDS encoding VWA domain-containing protein — MTRGEGDDTRRRADVLVLAWLLVASSIVGASGVTLAAGGAARAVGAGAGGQPGGPGPAPTGANAVTAASNPGEVPAGGNVAGAGPDGVPQGASSNSNANGNPAGANGSIAKGTGGAQDEDTRCGRGAIPRGPVGSANLSDADAELTGAASNDRAGWSTAAGDVNGDGVADLLVGAPANDSAGDESGAAYLFYGPVNRSDVDVSEADVTFRGRAAGERAGFDVELGDLNDDGLADVVIGAPLADANGRNSGSTYVVYGSESLPGVVWMEYAAATFHGESAGDRAGWSLATMPNASNGTAGLLVGAPQHDGVADDSGAAYLAYMPRVGTYSLAFANATYYGVAEGDYAGSDVAALDANNDSASDVLIGARGNDSTAPDAGAAYLQHGPQLEGASLLVNSPVTFRGAGEGDQAGFAVADAGDLNGDGRDDVAVGAPFHDVPVEDAGAAYVAYGGDVPRTVNLSSEADAALPGEGEGDYAGWSLASAGDANGDGYGDLLVGAPFNNSTAADAGAAYLLYGSRIAERHALSGAHAKFRGESESDLAGYALASGDRNNDSVADLLVGAPFADAGEEADGADNTGMGYVVDGDCPQKPTKTETTTTPLPPTPECRPGRPLDVMLVTDRSGSMEGEPLEAAKLAGSRLVNAVDRPNDRLGLVSFAESARVDEELTDDRAEVVDEIEDLEADGYTDIAEALSTANDELEDDQREDAQSVIVLLSDGEHNQEGDPAEVAREIKQDGTRIITIALGEEADEGLLRRVASSGEDFYDAPSPNDLVGIYDSITQEICEDPEPETDTTTETTTTTATTTETPEPLQIRVAFDCRRVTVATEQYTRVVLTFANGDTQTFSSVYSGRNTFSGTGGNDGEVITQIKVFNGPDSFVVRRNDTSGCEPEEEPDEPFVPRIFFTSCERAVVQAEAFQSVTLTFADGDRQTFRGDFRDRAQFVGTGDNQGEVIESVAVRGPDGESVTRRNPSFEACADPDTTTTTTTTTTTTETPRPLDPSYDFDCAKVAVSAARYDAVTLVFEDGDRQTFRGSFRGRNVFFGTGENRGEVVERAIVKRDGESASQRNPDFQECVERDTTTTTTTTLDLPTTTTTTTTTTTTTAEAPGPPPNARAGSPDCGRLRLQNPSTERITFSVTAASGLTKVVILNPGQVETFDVPPGTYRVQAKAGGLVEPTRPATVNGDQIATIQVEACPTPTTTTTTETTTTTEEPTTTTTQTTTTEEPTTTATETTTTTETPTTTTETTTAAETPTNTTAEETTTTEGAEVTTTDETTTRATPETIAEETTTTTAETTTTTAEAPAPPPDVEARSEECESLTLANPTDRNATFQITGPDDYDEAVTVEPGENRTLANLTPGDYSVSATVPTADADGEEDQATRNATVNGEESATVSVADCPDVDVASTAPESLTVENPTDLNVTVNVTGPDDFAETLELEPGSETTLDDLPAGNYTVSARTGLAGEPPGKATVNGQVNVTVAVAAAPATTTTETTEAAETTTTTTAELPPLTTETTTTAEATTTEEPTTAETTTETPTEEPTTTTEAPTTTTEETTTTEETTTEETTTTTEPEPVNVVAESPDCQSLTLTNEGDREVDVAVTGPGDFAEAVTVPPGEPVGPTDLEPGEYVVRPAEEGVTVNDSAEVSVDVAECPVAAEEDTTTTTEEPTTTETTTTTETPTTTTTEEPTTTETTTETTTTTEEPTTTTTTETTTTTETPTTTTETTTTTETPTTTETTTTTTTETTTTTTTTTTTETPTTTTETTTTTETPTTTETTTTTTTETTTTTTTTTATTTTTTTAIPEPTITPRPVAGYPTCDEDAGLEHALTLAYEDGEFGSENATEVAQNTFEFEVEGETYRVELANVERDGGGGDPVSVTFDSTLRVDAVIVRSETGGNVYAFPEGVSERADLQAPTSEDTGQPFAIREISFCYDPATSNAASASGAPSGPPTPLAASEASVAVGAAAAGMLVARRRRGEP, encoded by the coding sequence ATGACACGGGGGGAGGGAGACGACACGAGGCGGCGAGCCGACGTACTCGTTCTCGCGTGGCTGCTGGTCGCCAGCAGCATCGTCGGCGCGAGCGGGGTCACGCTCGCGGCCGGCGGAGCCGCGCGGGCGGTCGGGGCCGGTGCAGGCGGACAGCCGGGAGGTCCCGGCCCGGCGCCCACGGGCGCGAACGCGGTCACGGCCGCGTCGAATCCGGGCGAGGTGCCTGCCGGCGGGAATGTAGCCGGCGCAGGGCCGGACGGCGTTCCGCAAGGCGCGTCGTCGAATTCGAACGCGAACGGGAACCCGGCGGGCGCGAATGGTAGCATCGCCAAGGGGACGGGCGGCGCGCAGGACGAGGACACGAGGTGCGGCCGCGGCGCGATTCCCCGCGGGCCGGTCGGGTCCGCGAACCTCTCGGACGCCGACGCCGAGCTCACGGGCGCGGCGAGCAACGACCGCGCCGGGTGGTCGACCGCAGCGGGCGACGTGAACGGCGACGGGGTGGCCGACCTGCTCGTCGGCGCGCCCGCGAACGACTCGGCCGGCGACGAGTCCGGGGCGGCCTACCTCTTCTACGGTCCGGTCAACCGGAGCGACGTCGACGTCTCGGAGGCCGACGTCACCTTCCGCGGCCGGGCGGCCGGCGAGCGCGCCGGCTTCGACGTCGAACTCGGCGACCTGAACGACGACGGCCTGGCCGACGTCGTCATCGGCGCGCCCCTCGCCGACGCGAACGGCCGGAACTCTGGGTCGACCTACGTGGTGTACGGCAGCGAGAGCCTGCCGGGCGTGGTCTGGATGGAGTACGCCGCGGCGACGTTCCACGGCGAGTCGGCGGGCGACCGCGCGGGGTGGTCGCTCGCGACGATGCCCAACGCGAGCAACGGGACCGCCGGACTGCTCGTCGGCGCGCCCCAGCACGACGGCGTGGCTGACGACTCGGGCGCGGCCTACCTCGCGTACATGCCCCGGGTGGGCACCTACAGCCTCGCGTTCGCTAACGCGACCTACTACGGCGTGGCCGAGGGCGACTACGCCGGCTCGGACGTCGCGGCGCTCGACGCGAACAATGACAGCGCAAGTGACGTGCTGATCGGCGCGCGCGGCAACGACTCGACCGCGCCGGACGCGGGCGCGGCCTACCTCCAGCACGGCCCGCAGTTGGAGGGAGCGTCGCTGCTCGTCAACTCGCCGGTCACCTTCCGGGGCGCGGGCGAGGGCGACCAGGCCGGGTTCGCGGTGGCCGACGCGGGCGACCTGAACGGCGACGGCCGCGACGACGTCGCGGTCGGCGCGCCGTTTCACGACGTTCCGGTCGAGGACGCCGGCGCGGCCTACGTGGCGTACGGCGGCGACGTCCCGCGGACGGTGAACCTCTCCTCGGAGGCCGACGCCGCGCTGCCCGGCGAGGGCGAGGGCGACTACGCCGGCTGGTCGCTCGCGAGCGCGGGCGACGCCAACGGCGACGGCTACGGCGACCTGCTGGTGGGCGCGCCGTTCAACAACTCCACCGCCGCCGACGCCGGGGCGGCCTACCTGCTCTACGGCTCGCGCATCGCCGAGCGCCACGCGCTGTCGGGCGCCCACGCCAAGTTCCGCGGCGAGTCCGAGAGCGACCTGGCGGGCTACGCGCTGGCCAGCGGCGACCGGAACAACGACTCGGTGGCCGACCTGTTGGTGGGCGCGCCGTTCGCCGACGCGGGCGAGGAGGCCGACGGGGCCGACAACACCGGCATGGGCTACGTCGTCGACGGCGACTGCCCGCAGAAGCCCACGAAGACCGAGACGACCACCACGCCCCTGCCGCCGACGCCCGAATGCAGACCGGGCAGGCCCCTCGACGTGATGCTGGTGACCGACCGCTCCGGGTCGATGGAGGGCGAGCCCCTCGAGGCGGCCAAGCTGGCCGGCAGCCGGCTCGTGAACGCGGTCGACCGGCCGAACGACCGGCTCGGGCTCGTGTCGTTCGCCGAGTCGGCCCGGGTCGACGAGGAGCTGACGGACGACCGCGCGGAGGTCGTCGACGAGATCGAGGATCTTGAAGCCGACGGCTACACCGACATCGCCGAGGCGCTGAGCACGGCGAACGACGAACTGGAGGACGACCAGCGCGAGGACGCCCAGTCGGTCATCGTCCTGCTGTCCGACGGCGAGCACAACCAGGAGGGCGACCCCGCCGAGGTCGCGCGGGAGATCAAGCAGGATGGGACGCGAATCATCACCATCGCGCTCGGCGAGGAGGCCGACGAGGGGCTGCTGCGGCGCGTGGCGTCCTCGGGCGAGGACTTCTACGACGCGCCGTCGCCGAACGACCTGGTCGGCATCTACGACTCCATCACCCAGGAGATCTGCGAGGACCCCGAGCCCGAGACGGACACGACGACCGAGACGACCACCACGACCGCGACGACGACCGAGACGCCGGAACCCCTCCAGATCCGGGTGGCGTTCGACTGCCGGCGGGTGACGGTCGCGACCGAGCAGTACACTCGGGTCGTCCTCACCTTCGCCAACGGCGACACCCAGACGTTCTCCAGCGTCTACAGCGGGCGCAACACCTTCTCGGGGACGGGCGGGAACGACGGGGAGGTGATCACCCAGATCAAGGTGTTCAACGGGCCGGACAGCTTCGTCGTCCGGCGAAACGACACAAGCGGCTGCGAGCCCGAGGAGGAACCGGACGAGCCGTTCGTCCCGAGAATCTTCTTCACGAGCTGCGAGCGGGCCGTGGTCCAGGCCGAGGCGTTCCAGTCCGTGACGCTGACGTTCGCCGACGGCGACCGCCAGACCTTCCGCGGGGACTTCCGGGACCGCGCGCAGTTCGTCGGCACCGGCGACAACCAGGGCGAGGTCATCGAGTCGGTCGCCGTGCGCGGACCGGACGGTGAATCGGTCACCAGACGGAATCCGAGCTTCGAGGCCTGCGCGGACCCGGATACGACGACCACAACGACTACGACTACCACCACGACCGAGACGCCCCGGCCGCTCGACCCGAGCTACGACTTCGACTGCGCGAAGGTCGCGGTGAGCGCCGCCCGGTACGACGCGGTGACGCTGGTCTTCGAGGACGGCGACCGCCAGACCTTCCGCGGCAGCTTCCGGGGCCGGAACGTCTTCTTCGGCACGGGCGAGAACCGCGGCGAGGTCGTCGAGCGCGCGATAGTCAAACGCGACGGCGAGTCGGCCTCGCAGCGCAACCCCGACTTCCAGGAGTGCGTCGAGCGGGACACGACGACCACCACGACCACGACGCTCGACCTCCCGACGACCACGACTACGACGACCACCACCACGACGACCACCGCGGAGGCGCCGGGGCCGCCGCCGAACGCCCGGGCCGGGAGTCCGGACTGCGGGCGCCTGCGGCTCCAGAACCCCTCGACCGAGCGCATCACCTTCTCGGTGACCGCCGCGTCGGGGCTCACCAAGGTCGTCATCCTGAACCCGGGGCAGGTCGAGACGTTCGACGTCCCGCCGGGCACCTACCGGGTCCAGGCGAAGGCCGGCGGCCTGGTCGAGCCGACCCGGCCCGCCACGGTCAACGGCGACCAGATCGCCACCATCCAGGTCGAAGCCTGCCCGACGCCGACGACCACGACGACGACCGAGACGACGACCACGACAGAGGAGCCCACAACCACGACGACGCAGACGACCACGACGGAGGAACCCACGACGACGGCTACTGAGACCACCACGACGACTGAAACCCCGACCACCACGACCGAGACCACGACGGCGGCAGAGACGCCGACGAACACCACGGCGGAGGAGACCACCACGACGGAGGGCGCCGAGGTGACGACGACCGACGAGACGACCACCCGAGCGACGCCCGAAACCATCGCGGAGGAGACGACTACGACGACGGCAGAGACGACGACCACAACCGCCGAGGCGCCCGCACCGCCGCCTGACGTCGAGGCGCGCTCGGAGGAGTGCGAGTCGCTGACCCTCGCGAACCCGACCGACCGGAACGCGACGTTCCAAATTACTGGGCCGGACGACTACGACGAGGCGGTGACGGTCGAGCCCGGCGAGAACCGGACGCTCGCGAACCTGACGCCCGGTGACTACTCGGTCTCGGCGACGGTGCCGACAGCGGACGCGGACGGCGAGGAAGACCAAGCGACGCGAAACGCAACCGTCAACGGCGAGGAGTCCGCGACCGTGAGCGTGGCCGACTGCCCGGACGTCGACGTGGCGTCGACCGCGCCCGAATCGCTGACCGTCGAGAATCCGACCGACCTGAACGTGACCGTCAACGTCACCGGGCCGGACGACTTCGCCGAGACGCTGGAGCTCGAACCCGGCAGCGAGACGACGCTGGACGACCTGCCGGCGGGCAACTACACGGTGAGCGCGCGGACCGGCCTCGCGGGCGAGCCGCCGGGCAAGGCGACCGTCAACGGGCAGGTAAACGTCACGGTCGCCGTCGCGGCGGCGCCAGCGACGACCACGACCGAAACGACGGAGGCAGCCGAGACGACCACCACGACGACCGCCGAGCTCCCGCCGCTGACGACGGAGACCACCACGACGGCCGAGGCGACCACCACCGAGGAACCTACCACCGCCGAAACGACGACCGAGACGCCAACCGAGGAACCGACCACGACGACTGAGGCACCCACGACGACAACCGAGGAGACGACCACCACCGAGGAGACCACTACCGAGGAGACGACAACGACGACGGAACCCGAACCCGTGAACGTCGTCGCCGAGAGCCCGGACTGCCAGTCGCTGACGCTGACGAACGAGGGCGACCGGGAAGTCGACGTCGCGGTCACCGGACCGGGCGACTTCGCCGAGGCGGTGACCGTGCCGCCCGGTGAGCCGGTCGGCCCGACCGACCTCGAACCCGGCGAGTACGTCGTCCGACCGGCGGAGGAGGGCGTGACGGTCAACGACAGTGCGGAGGTTTCGGTCGACGTCGCGGAGTGTCCGGTCGCAGCGGAGGAGGACACGACGACCACGACCGAGGAGCCCACGACCACCGAGACCACGACGACGACCGAGACGCCGACGACTACGACCACCGAGGAACCCACTACCACCGAGACGACTACCGAAACCACCACGACCACGGAGGAGCCGACCACGACCACCACGACGGAAACCACGACCACGACCGAGACCCCGACGACGACAACCGAGACGACTACGACCACGGAAACCCCGACCACCACCGAAACCACGACCACGACCACCACCGAAACGACGACTACGACCACCACCACGACCACGACCGAGACCCCGACGACGACAACCGAGACGACTACGACCACGGAAACCCCGACCACCACCGAAACCACGACCACGACCACCACCGAAACGACGACTACGACCACCACCACGACCGCGACTACGACCACCACCACGACCGCGATACCGGAGCCGACGATCACGCCGCGGCCGGTCGCCGGCTACCCGACCTGCGATGAGGACGCCGGGCTGGAGCACGCCCTGACGCTCGCGTACGAGGACGGCGAATTCGGGAGCGAGAACGCCACCGAGGTCGCGCAGAACACCTTCGAGTTCGAGGTCGAGGGCGAGACCTACCGCGTCGAACTCGCGAACGTCGAGCGCGACGGCGGCGGCGGTGACCCGGTATCGGTGACGTTCGACTCGACGCTCCGGGTCGACGCGGTCATCGTCCGCAGTGAGACCGGCGGGAACGTCTACGCCTTCCCGGAAGGCGTCTCCGAGCGGGCGGACCTCCAGGCACCGACCAGCGAGGACACCGGACAGCCGTTCGCCATCCGGGAAATCTCGTTCTGCTACGACCCCGCTACGTCGAACGCCGCGAGCGCGTCCGGGGCCCCGTCGGGACCGCCGACCCCGCTCGCCGCGAGCGAGGCCTCCGTGGCGGTCGGGGCGGCCGCCGCGGGGATGCTGGTCGCGCGACGTCGACGCGGGGAGCCGTAG
- a CDS encoding ABC transporter permease: MVGVAGFAEQLLNGLTIGMVYVLIAAGLSVIFGVMDVINFAHGELFALGAYFAFAVVAPFGGAGFWLALVVAPLVVGLLGAGIERLTLRPLYDRSPLYHILLTFGLVLMLNDAITFLWGKQAKALSAPPLLDGPVTILGVTNSLYSYFIIAFGAALSLATWWALNETRFGLVVRAGSMDREMVRNLGIDIDRYYTLVFGAGAALAGVAGVVLGAYQNVNPGMGNAVIIPAFVIVVLGGLGSFRGAVAGGLAVGVIQTLTRTYLPVMEGLVVFVLMIGVLLAKPEGLFGTSAGDGGEGDGELLAGRTGGVLTDRQRFRLGAVAVGLLAVVPFGVKVLYSEYVLTLLSDALIWALFALSLDFVMGYAGLVSLGHALFYGTGAYAAILVLLHFTPSAFVALAVAVVVCAAIAWVVGYLSIRVSGVYFAMITLAFAQLFYRAVFKFDWTGGSDGLFGADVVYGLGSAAMELDEIAESIPAVSEEGLFYYFLLAAVVGSYLIARRMMRAPFGSVLQSIRESERRTEFVGYDVTAYKRRAFVVSGAMAGLAGGLFAVQDGFVAPSLLFWLNSGEVVVMTVLGGMGTLYGPMVGAGVYIGFEDLLSSYTDQWQFFLGLVFVVFVIALPRGLVSLPEKLLETAGGRGGAPEGRGEARGDDADPLAEEVNE, translated from the coding sequence ATGGTCGGGGTCGCGGGGTTCGCCGAGCAGCTGCTGAACGGGCTGACCATCGGGATGGTGTACGTCCTGATCGCCGCGGGGCTGTCGGTCATCTTCGGCGTGATGGACGTCATCAACTTCGCGCACGGCGAGCTGTTCGCGCTGGGCGCGTACTTCGCGTTCGCCGTGGTCGCGCCGTTCGGCGGTGCGGGGTTCTGGCTCGCGCTGGTGGTCGCGCCGCTGGTGGTCGGCCTGCTGGGCGCCGGTATCGAGCGGCTCACGCTCCGGCCGCTGTACGACCGGAGCCCGCTCTACCACATCCTGTTGACGTTCGGGCTGGTGCTGATGCTCAACGACGCCATCACCTTCCTGTGGGGCAAACAGGCCAAGGCGCTGAGCGCGCCGCCGCTGCTCGACGGCCCGGTCACGATTCTCGGCGTAACCAACTCGCTGTACAGCTACTTCATCATCGCGTTCGGCGCGGCGCTGTCGCTGGCGACCTGGTGGGCGCTCAACGAGACCCGGTTCGGGCTGGTGGTGCGGGCCGGTTCGATGGACCGCGAGATGGTCCGGAACCTCGGCATCGACATCGACCGCTACTACACCCTGGTGTTCGGCGCGGGCGCCGCGCTCGCCGGGGTGGCGGGCGTGGTGCTCGGCGCCTACCAGAACGTCAACCCCGGGATGGGCAACGCGGTCATCATCCCCGCGTTCGTCATCGTCGTCCTCGGCGGACTCGGCAGCTTCCGGGGCGCAGTCGCGGGCGGGCTGGCGGTCGGCGTCATCCAGACGCTGACCCGGACGTACCTCCCGGTGATGGAGGGGCTCGTCGTGTTCGTGCTGATGATCGGCGTCCTGCTCGCGAAGCCCGAAGGACTGTTCGGCACCAGCGCCGGCGACGGCGGCGAGGGAGACGGCGAGCTCCTCGCGGGCCGGACCGGCGGCGTGCTGACCGACCGACAGCGGTTCCGCCTCGGCGCGGTCGCGGTCGGCCTGCTCGCGGTCGTCCCCTTCGGCGTCAAGGTGCTGTACTCCGAGTACGTCCTGACGCTGCTGTCGGACGCGCTCATCTGGGCGCTGTTCGCGCTCAGCCTCGACTTCGTGATGGGGTACGCGGGCCTGGTGTCGCTGGGCCACGCGCTGTTCTACGGGACCGGGGCGTACGCCGCGATACTCGTCCTCCTGCACTTCACGCCGTCGGCGTTCGTCGCGCTGGCAGTCGCGGTGGTCGTCTGCGCCGCCATCGCGTGGGTCGTCGGCTACCTCTCCATCCGGGTCTCTGGCGTCTACTTCGCGATGATCACGCTGGCGTTCGCTCAGCTGTTCTACCGGGCGGTGTTCAAGTTCGACTGGACCGGCGGGAGCGACGGCCTGTTCGGCGCCGACGTGGTGTACGGCCTCGGGAGCGCGGCGATGGAACTCGACGAGATCGCCGAGTCGATTCCAGCCGTGAGCGAGGAGGGGCTGTTCTACTACTTCCTGCTGGCGGCCGTGGTCGGCTCGTACCTGATCGCCCGCCGGATGATGCGGGCGCCGTTCGGCAGCGTGCTCCAGTCCATCCGGGAGAGCGAGCGCCGGACCGAGTTCGTCGGCTACGACGTGACCGCCTACAAGCGCCGGGCGTTCGTCGTCTCGGGCGCGATGGCCGGGCTGGCCGGCGGGCTGTTCGCGGTCCAGGACGGGTTCGTCGCGCCCTCGCTGCTGTTCTGGCTCAACTCGGGCGAGGTGGTCGTGATGACCGTGCTCGGCGGGATGGGCACCCTCTACGGCCCCATGGTCGGCGCGGGCGTCTACATCGGCTTCGAGGACCTGCTGTCGTCGTACACCGACCAGTGGCAGTTCTTCCTCGGGCTGGTGTTCGTCGTCTTCGTCATCGCGCTCCCGCGGGGGCTGGTCTCGCTCCCCGAGAAGCTGCTGGAGACCGCGGGCGGGCGCGGCGGCGCTCCGGAGGGCCGCGGGGAGGCGCGCGGCGACGACGCCGACCCCCTCGCCGAGGAGGTGAACGAGTGA
- a CDS encoding ABC transporter substrate-binding protein produces MGYENGSQGGETSGGTADGRASRRSVLRLAGLAGTGALAGCVGGAGPGNRTQNIDAVTYGVLNPMTGPYGGLAEGQRNGAKLAVQHVNQSDQFSFELNAVYEDTEADTATGRQAAQKVVQQDGAEFLMGAISSSTALALNSFAESEEIVYNPGAAAMNITGSECNEWVFRAETHTAQIAEAVAPWTANNVGTSVWFHIADYAYGQSVRQEWKSRMQEASDDFTEVGVSRSQLGASNYGSYVSQISNSDADVAVLGMTGGDLINFTKQAANSGLKQDVELVSPTMTFQVVRNALGPAAYGTYGGVRYNAQIETGDNREFVSAYRDAYGSTPDSFARVAYDSIRMTAHGIEEAGSSDPEEVKDTLPGLEVPSVFGPNTFRECDHQATNPVWAGENVEPDSGDAARVALRRKVEGKNAIPPCSETECDL; encoded by the coding sequence ATGGGGTACGAAAACGGCTCTCAAGGTGGGGAGACGAGCGGCGGAACCGCAGACGGCCGCGCGTCGCGGCGGAGCGTCCTGCGACTCGCCGGCCTGGCGGGGACGGGCGCGCTGGCCGGCTGCGTCGGCGGCGCCGGACCGGGGAACCGAACCCAGAACATCGACGCGGTGACCTACGGCGTGCTGAACCCGATGACCGGGCCGTACGGCGGGCTGGCCGAGGGCCAGCGCAACGGCGCGAAGCTGGCGGTCCAGCACGTCAACCAGAGCGACCAGTTCAGCTTCGAGCTGAACGCGGTGTACGAGGACACCGAGGCCGACACCGCGACCGGTCGGCAGGCCGCCCAGAAGGTGGTCCAGCAGGACGGCGCGGAGTTCCTGATGGGCGCCATCTCGAGCTCGACCGCGCTGGCGCTCAACTCGTTCGCCGAGAGCGAGGAGATCGTCTACAATCCGGGCGCGGCCGCGATGAACATCACGGGGTCGGAGTGCAACGAGTGGGTGTTCCGGGCCGAGACTCACACCGCCCAGATCGCCGAGGCGGTCGCGCCGTGGACCGCGAACAACGTCGGGACCAGCGTCTGGTTCCACATCGCCGACTACGCGTACGGCCAGTCGGTCCGCCAGGAGTGGAAGTCCCGCATGCAGGAGGCCAGCGACGACTTCACCGAGGTCGGGGTCTCGCGGTCCCAGCTCGGCGCGAGCAACTACGGGTCCTACGTCAGCCAGATCAGCAACTCCGACGCCGACGTGGCGGTCCTCGGGATGACCGGCGGCGACCTCATCAACTTCACCAAGCAGGCCGCCAACTCGGGACTGAAGCAGGACGTCGAACTGGTGAGCCCCACGATGACGTTCCAGGTCGTCCGGAACGCGCTCGGCCCGGCGGCCTACGGGACCTACGGCGGGGTCCGGTACAACGCCCAGATAGAGACGGGCGACAACCGGGAGTTCGTGTCGGCGTACCGGGACGCCTACGGCTCGACGCCGGACAGCTTCGCGCGAGTCGCCTACGACTCCATCCGGATGACCGCCCACGGCATCGAGGAGGCCGGCAGCAGCGACCCCGAGGAGGTCAAGGACACCCTCCCGGGCCTCGAGGTCCCGAGCGTCTTCGGCCCGAACACGTTCCGGGAGTGCGACCACCAGGCCACCAACCCGGTGTGGGCCGGCGAGAACGTCGAGCCCGACTCCGGCGACGCCGCCCGGGTGGCGCTCCGCCGGAAGGTCGAGGGGAAGAACGCGATCCCGCCGTGCAGCGAGACCGAGTGCGACCTCTAA
- a CDS encoding ABC transporter ATP-binding protein: MVVADAADFDPETDPVLRAEGLTKQFGDFTALDGVDLDVRSGEFRSVIGPNGAGKTTLFNCLTGALAPTAGSVRFRGEDVTRLAPHERVRRGMGRSFQISTVFGGLSVRENVRLAAQSVAAGAGEISLARELFSPTDRFEGVEERTDEVLADIGLTDRAGEYARNLAHGDRRRLELGLVLATDPDLVLLDEPTAGMGSEETRRTIALVEEVLSDRTLLLIEHDIDLVMDVSDAVTVLHRGQVLATGPPERIADDDAVQEAYLGGVRE, encoded by the coding sequence ATGGTCGTCGCCGACGCCGCGGACTTCGACCCCGAGACCGACCCCGTCCTCAGGGCCGAGGGACTGACCAAGCAGTTCGGCGACTTCACCGCGCTCGACGGCGTGGACTTGGACGTCCGGAGCGGGGAGTTCCGGAGCGTCATCGGGCCGAACGGCGCGGGCAAGACCACGCTGTTCAACTGCCTCACCGGGGCGCTCGCGCCGACCGCCGGATCCGTCCGGTTCCGCGGCGAGGACGTGACCCGGCTGGCGCCCCACGAGCGGGTCCGGCGCGGGATGGGCCGGTCGTTCCAGATATCCACCGTCTTCGGCGGGCTGTCGGTCCGGGAGAACGTCCGGCTGGCCGCCCAGTCGGTCGCTGCAGGCGCCGGAGAGATTTCGCTGGCCCGCGAGCTGTTCAGCCCGACCGACCGCTTCGAGGGCGTCGAAGAGCGGACCGACGAGGTGCTGGCCGACATCGGGCTGACCGACCGAGCCGGGGAGTACGCCCGCAATCTGGCCCACGGCGACCGGCGGCGGCTCGAACTCGGCCTGGTGCTGGCGACCGACCCCGACCTCGTGCTGCTCGACGAGCCCACCGCCGGGATGGGGAGCGAGGAGACCCGGCGGACCATCGCGCTGGTCGAGGAGGTGCTCTCCGACCGGACGCTGCTACTCATCGAGCACGACATCGACCTCGTGATGGACGTCTCGGACGCCGTGACGGTGCTCCACCGCGGCCAGGTGCTGGCGACCGGGCCGCCCGAGCGCATCGCCGACGACGACGCGGTCCAGGAGGCGTACCTCGGGGGTGTCCGCGAGTGA
- a CDS encoding ABC transporter ATP-binding protein → MSPNESNRGDRLDDGFCDDPLLDVADLVAGYGPTEVLHGVSLCVGEGEVVSLVGRNGAGKTTTLRSVVGNVVPTAGRVTFRGEDVTRLSTEETVRRNVAFVPEERRVFPGLTVAENLRVGHLGGGDTARSRDPDDVLAEFENLREHPDRLGSALSGGEQQMLAIARALVAGADLLLLDEPTEGLAPFVVRQVEDLVKSLHDEGISVLLVEQNVQVALELADHHYVLDRGEIVYHGTSEELRGNDEVMDRHLGVTT, encoded by the coding sequence GTGAGTCCGAACGAATCGAATCGGGGCGACCGCCTCGACGACGGGTTCTGCGACGACCCGCTGCTCGACGTCGCGGACCTGGTCGCGGGGTACGGCCCGACCGAGGTGCTCCACGGCGTCTCGCTCTGCGTCGGCGAGGGCGAGGTGGTCTCGCTGGTCGGCCGGAACGGCGCGGGCAAGACGACAACCCTGCGGTCGGTGGTGGGCAACGTCGTCCCCACCGCGGGCCGCGTCACCTTCCGGGGCGAGGACGTGACCCGGCTCTCGACCGAGGAGACGGTCCGGCGGAACGTCGCGTTCGTGCCCGAGGAGCGCCGCGTCTTCCCGGGACTGACGGTCGCGGAGAACCTCCGGGTCGGCCACCTCGGCGGCGGCGACACCGCCCGGTCGCGCGACCCCGACGACGTGCTGGCGGAGTTCGAGAACCTGCGCGAGCACCCCGACAGGCTGGGGTCGGCGCTGTCGGGCGGCGAGCAGCAGATGCTCGCCATCGCGAGGGCGCTGGTCGCGGGCGCGGACCTCCTGCTGCTCGACGAGCCCACCGAGGGGCTGGCGCCGTTCGTCGTCCGGCAGGTTGAGGACCTGGTGAAGAGCCTCCACGACGAGGGCATCTCGGTCCTGCTGGTCGAGCAGAACGTCCAGGTCGCGCTCGAACTCGCCGACCACCACTACGTGCTCGACCGCGGCGAGATCGTCTACCACGGGACCAGCGAGGAGCTCAGGGGGAACGACGAGGTGATGGACCGCCACCTGGGCGTGACGACCTGA